In Fusarium oxysporum f. sp. lycopersici 4287 chromosome 4, whole genome shotgun sequence, a genomic segment contains:
- a CDS encoding acetoacetate-CoA ligase: protein MDLTKTPRKVWEHPNPKSTAMWAFMQEANKLHGLNLKTFNDLYQWSVSKRSDFYAQLWASQNWIHEGSYSYVVDESIPITKLPAWFPGIRINYAENLLWTGAIGGAPGEHSTLHKEDDTIAITEVREGNSSVKNVTWGELRRRVGELASALKQRGVQKGDRVVMVGAHAVETLVVFLAATWLGGLFSSSSTDMGVGGLLQRTVQIDPKFVFFDDGALYNGKVIDLRDKIEGVVEGMKECPSFQGAIIVQRFDSPHDTSQIPKTQRLESFLSSAPSTPPPIERVGFQDPMVVYYSSGTTGTPKAIVHGVGPILVSVAKEAILHREITPKDVALQYTTTGWIMYLASVTRLAFGGRTVFYDGSPFIPDRSVLLRIVEEQRVTNLGISPRWLGELMKEGIVPQKEADLSSLTAVQSTGMVLKEQVFDWFYDGAFPTNIKLANFSGGTDIAACFVMENPLSPIYAGGCPGRVIGTPMAIYPSSPDLDRPISPVPDGEPGDLVGTAAFPNVPLYLWNDTTPAPGKKYTSAYFDRFPNVWSQGDFAAVHPQTGHIHILGRSDGVLNPSGIRFGSADIYAVLEGSFAKEVAESLCVGQRRPQDHDESVVLFLLMKPGAKFNAELASRIRERIAKELTKRHVPKYIFEVPDIPTTVNGKKVELPVKQIISGSNIKPSGTLLNPQSLDFFYQFQKIEEIDQVKAKL from the exons ATGGATCTAACAAAGACACCTCGAAAGGTCTGGGAACACCCCAATCCCAAGAGCACGGCGATGTGGGCATTTATGCAAGAGGCAAACAAATTACATGGACTTAATCTCAAG ACATTCAACGACTTATACCAATGGTCCGTCTCTAAGCGCAGCGACTTCTACGCTCAACTCTGGGCCTCTCAAAACTGGATCCACGAGGGTTCCTACTCATACGTCGTAGACGAATCAATCCCAATCACAAAACTTCCCGCTTGGTTCCCAGGTATTCGCATCAACTACGCCGAGAATCTCCTCTGGACAGGTGCCATAGGCGGTGCACCAGGCGAGCACTCAACGCTTcacaaagaagatgatacTATCGCTATCACAGAAGTCAGAGAGGGTAATTCCTCTGTGAAGAATGTTACTTGGGGAgagttgaggagaagagtgGGAGAGCTGGCGAGTGCGTTGAAGCAGAGAGGTGTTCAGAAGGGAGATAGAGTCGTTATGGTTGGTGCTCATGCTGTTGAGACACTTGTTGTGTTTCTGGCTGCGACTTGGCTTGGGGGATTATTTAGCAGTAGCTCGACGGATATGGGCGTTGGAGGGTTGTTGCAGAGGACTGTTCAGATTGACCCCAAG TTTGTCTTCTTTGATGATGGGGCTCTTTATAATGGAAAGGTCATCGATCTTCGCGATAAGATCGAGGGAGTTGTCGAAGGAATGAAAGAATGCCCTTCTTTCCAAGGCGCGATCATCGTTCAACGTTTCGACTCTCCTCACGATACTTCTCAAATCCCCAAGACACAACGTCTCGAGTCTTTCCTCTCATCCGCACCTTCAACTCCACCGCCCATCGAAAGAGTTGGCTTTCAAGACCCAATGGTAGTCTACTATTCCTCCGGAACAACAGGAACACCAAAAGCCATCGTCCACGGCGTTGGTCCAATTCTAGTTTCAGTGGCTAAAGAGGCTATTCTTCATCGCGAAATCACCCCCAAGGATGTTGCGCTTCAGTATACTACTACAGGCTGGATCATGTATCTTGCTAGCGTTACTCGACTTGCTTTTGGTGGACGAACTGTGTTTTATGATGGTTCGCCTTTTATACCAGACCGTTCTGTGCTGTTACGGATCGTAGAGGAGCAGCGTGTTACGAATTTAGGAATTAGTCCAAGATGGCTGGGTGAGCTTATGAAAGAAGGGATAGTTCCTCAGAAAGAGGCAGATCTGAGTAGTCTGACGGCTGTTCAGAGTACGggaatggtgttgaaggagCAGGTATTCGACTGGTTCTATGATGGGGCGTTTCCAACGAATATCAAGTTGGCCAACTTTTCGGGCGGTACAGATATT GCTGCCTGCTTTGTCATGGAGAATCCTCTATCTCCCATCTACGCCGGTGGATGTCCAGGACGAGTTATTGGAACACCGATGGCAATTtatccatcttctccagacCTTGACAGACCGATCTCACCGGTTCCTGATGGTGAACCGGGAGACTTGGTCGGAACTGCAGCGTTCCCCAATGTCCCTCTCTATCTCTGGAACGATACAACTCCCGCTCCAGGAAAGAAGTACACTTCAGCATACTTTGATCGATTCCCCAATGTGTGGTCACAAGGCGACTTTGCAGCAGTTCACCCACAAACAGGTCATATTCATATTCTCGGCCGCTCAGATGGAGTTTTGAACCCAAGTGGAATTCGATTTGGAAGTGCGGACATCTACGCTGTGCTTGAGGGAAGCTTTGCAAAGGAGGTTGCAGAGAGTCTCTGCGTAGGCCAGCGTCGACCTCAAGACCATGATGAGAGCGTTGTTTTGTTCCTGCTGATGAAACCAGGAGCCAAGTTCAACGCTGAACTCGCTAGTAGGATCCGAGAGAGGATCGCTAAGGAGTTGACGAAGAGGCATGTCCCCAAGTATATCTTTGAGGTGCCTGATATTCCA ACAACTGTGAACGGTAAGAAGGTCGAACTTCCAGTCAAGCAGATCATATCGGGCAGTAATATCAAGCCAAGCGGGACGTTGTTGAACCCTCAGAGTCTGGACTTTTTCTATCAGTTCCAGAAGATTGAAGAGATCGATCAAGTTAAAGCAAAGTTGTAG
- a CDS encoding anaphase-promoting complex subunit 6, protein MENFLREWRQDALNKAQYESAIFIGDKLLALTNDDQDAFWLAQVHFATGNYTRAQAFLSSQDLIARNPSCRYLAGHCLIKQSRFDEALSILGDRNPTHLIANGASNKRKTQPRHGRRRDPAAEEEAANRRYEAAMCFLRGICYAKQNAFDRAKECYKDAVRIDVQCFEAFQQLMNNSLLSPDEEWQFLESLDFDSIHVSGDVSSSQQAADFTKMLYTMRLSKYRNPAAFETAYDSLSTHYHLASNPDLQLARADLLYTQCRYRDALNITNGILQEDKYNFSVYPVHLACLFELKEKNLLFLIAHDLADSHPEEPCSWLAVGIYYFSIGKIPEARRYFSKASMMDAHFGPAWIGFAHTFAAEGEHDQAISAYSTAARLFMGTHLPQVFLGMQNHALNNMTLAEEFLKTAYGLCKTDPLLLNEMGIVKYHQDKPKEAAQYFTAALKIADDMDSDPSAWLAARTNLGHAFRRLRHFNRALAEFDEVLRQGGKDAAIFSAKGLILMEQSKPEEAVVVLHEALAINPQDSIATELLNKALEETALIDGAAESEAEDLLDFERTLGQRKHDAAVKVNGGRKTAGRTEKGKGRLRRTRRMTVLEDEDGSLEKEGSMMEMSDDE, encoded by the exons ATGGAGAATTTCTTGAGGGAATGGAGGCAAGATGCCCTCAACAAGGCGCAATATGAGTCGGCCATATTTATCGGCGACAAGCTACTTGCACTGACTA ATGACGATCAAGACGCCTTCTGGCTCGCCCAAGTCCACTTCGCGACAGGAAACTACACACGCGCCCAAGCATTTCTCTCCAGCCAAGACCTCATCGCCAGAAACCCATCATGTCGCTATCTCGCTGGTCACTGCCTTATAAAACAGTCTCGCTTCGATGAAGCCCTTTCGATTCTCGGCGATCGCAACCCAACGCATCTCATTGCCAATGGCGCGAGTAACAAGCGCAAGACTCAGCCACGCCATGGACGACGTCGCGATCcagctgctgaggaggaggctgctaATAGGAGATATGAAGCTGCTATGTGTTTTCTGCGTGGTATCTGCTACGCTAAACAGAACGCTTTTGATCGCGCGAAGGAGTGTTACAAAGACGCTGTGCGAATCGATGTCCAGTGCTTTGAGGCGTTCCAGCAACTTATGAACAATTCGTTATTGTCGCCTGACGAAGAATGGCAGTTCCTTGAGAGCTTGGACTTTGATTCCATTCATGTCTCTGGAGATGTGTCGTCTTCACAGCAGGCTGCCGACTTTACTAAGATGCTCTACACGATGCGACTGTCCAAATACCGCAACCCTGCAGCTTTTGAGACAGCATACGACTCTCTTTCGACACACTACCACCTTGCATCAAATCCAGACCTACAGCTTGCTCGTGCGGATCTTCTCTATACGCAATGTCGGTACCGGGATGCTCTGAATATCACAAATGGGATCCTACAGGAAGATAAGTACAACTTTAGTGTGTACCCGGTCCATCTGGCCTGTTTGTTTGAgctgaaagagaagaatcTCCTTTTCTTGATTGCCCACGACCTGGCTGATAGTCACCCTGAAGAACCATGTTCGTGGCTCGCAGTTGGTATTTACTACTTTTCGATTGGCAAAATCCCCGAGGCACGACGATATTTCAGCAAAGCGAGTATGATGGACGCGCATTTTGGACCGGCATGGATTGGATTCGCACATACTTTTGCGGCAGAGGGCGAGCACGATCAAGCAATTTCGGCCTACTCAACAGCAGCGAGATTATTCATGGGAACACATTTACCCCAAGTCTTTTTGGGCATGCAAAATCACGCTCTCAACAATATGACACTTGCGGAGGAGTTTTTGAAAACAGCCTATGGCCTTTGCAAAACGGACCCCTTACTCTTGAACGAAATGGGTATCGTGAAATATCACCAAGACAAACCCAAGGAGGCAGCACAGTACTTTACAGCAGCGCTTAAGATCGCTGATGATATGGATAGCGACCCTTCGGCTTGGTTGGCTGCGAGGACAAATCTTGGTCACGCTTTCAGACGGTTGAGACACTTTAACCGAGCGCTCGCCGAGTTTGATGAGGTGCTAAGACAAGGAGGCAAGGATGCGGCCATTTTCAGCGCGAAAGGGCTTATTCTCATGGAACAGAGCAAGCCTGAGGAGGCAGTGGTTGTTCTTCATGAAGCGCTGGCGATCAATCCGCAGGACAGTATCGCAACAGAGTTATTGAACAAAGCGCTAGAAGAGACAGCATTGATTGATGGTGCGGCAGAGTCTGAAGCTGAGGACCTCTTGGACTTTGAGCGCACGTTGGGACAACGGAAGCATGATGCAGCCGTCAAGGTCAATGGGGGTCGAAAAACAGCAGGGAGAACGGAGAAGGGTAAGGGAAGATTGCGACGAACAAGACGAATGACGGTTTTGGAGGACGAGGACGGTTcgcttgagaaggagggtagtatgatggagatgagcgATGATGAATAA
- a CDS encoding imidazoleglycerol-phosphate dehydratase produces MASSQPTRWAALARDTNETKIQLALNLDGGDFPPDTDSRLLNDGDSHASQASKSQKIAVNTGIGFLDHMLHALAKHAGWSLALNCKGDLHIDDHHTAEDVCIALGYAFAQALGTPAGLARFGYAYAPLDEALSRAVIDLSNRPYSVVDLGLKREWLGQLSTEMVPHCLQSFAQGARVTLHVHCLHGDNDHHRAESAFKALAVAIKAATTRIPGKEGEVPSTKGTLSA; encoded by the exons atggcttcttctcaacctaCTCGATGGGCTGCTCTCGCCCGCGATACGAACGAGACCAAGATTCAGCTTGCTCTTAACCTTGACGGCGGCGATTTCCCTCCGGACACTGACTCCCGTCTTCTCAACGATGGAGATAGCCATGCTTCTCAGGCTAGCAAGTCGCAGAAGATCGCTGTCAACACAGGAATTGGTTTCCTTGACCATATGCTTCATGCTCTAGCTAAGCATGCTGGATGGAGTCTTGCTCTGAACTGCAAGGGTGATCTTCACA TTGATGACCACCACACCGCCGAAGATGTCTGCATCGCCCTTGGTTATGCCTTCGCCCAGGCTCTCGGCACTCCTGCTGGTCTCGCCCGTTTCGGCTACGCCTATGCTCCCCTTGACGAGGCCCTGTCTCGCGCGGTCATCGATCTTTCCAACCGTCCCTACAGTGTTGTTGACCTCGGTCTGAAGCGAGAGTGGCTTGGTCAGCTCAGCACCGAGATGGTACCTCATTGTCTCCAGAGCTTTGCCCAGGGTGCTCGTGTTACGCTGCATGTTCACTGTCTTCACGGTGACAACGACCACCATCGAGCCGAGAGTGCTTTCAAGGCTCTTGCTGTTGCTATCAAGGCTGCTACCACAAGGATACCTGGTAAAGAGGGTGAGGTGCCTAGCACCAAGGGTACTCTGAGTGCGTAA
- a CDS encoding arginine biosynthesis ArgJ, mitochondrial has translation MMKKFARAYSSASATLGSNPVPPSKIQYIPTSGKYPKGFIASGVLAGVKPGNTSKPDIALVTSDRPCAAAGVFTKNKFQAAPVTYSRKLLQQKKNAGLRSVVVNSGNANAVTGTGGLEDATSMARTTDQRVGDEDSTIVMSTGVIGQRLPIQKILDKIPTAVSKAGGSHENWLECAKAICTTDTFPKLMSRSFELPSSPGVEYRIAGMTKGAGMIAPNMATLLTILATDAPISPDVMPNVLRHAVDRSFNSITIDGDTSTNDTVALLANGAAGGKEVTSEQSPDYQAFQKLLTEFSVDLAKYVVRDGEGATKFVTIRVVDSASEEAAREIGRSIAKSPLVKTALYGKDANWGRVLCATGYALISPPGQPVNDVPEITPERTNVSFVPTDGSAELKLLVDGEPEQVDEKRASEILAMEDLEIVVKLGTGDKSAVHYTCDFSHDYVTINGDYRT, from the exons atgatgaagaaattCGCTCGCGCCTACTCTTCGGCGTCAGCCACCCTTGGCTCAAACCCTGTTCCTCCTTCAAAGATTCAATACATTCCTACTTCAGGAAAATACCCCAAAGGCTTTATCGCTTCAGGTGTTTTAGCTGGTGTCAAGCCTGGCAATACCAGCAAGCCCGACATCGCCCTCGTCACTTCTGATCGTCCCTGCGCCGCTGCTGGTGTCTTCACAAAGAATAAGTTCCAGGCAGCTCCTGTGACCTATAGCAGGAAACTTTtgcagcagaagaagaacgcgGGCCTGCGAAGTGTGGTTGTCAATTCTGGTAATGCGAATGCTGTCACCGGCACCGGAGGTCTTGAAGATGCTACCAGTATGGCCCGCACGACAGATCAGagggttggtgatgaggacTCTACTATTGTTATGAGCACTGGAGTAATTGGTCAGAG GCTGCCAATTCAGAAGattctcgacaagatccCCACAGCTGTTAGCAAGGCTGGTGGTTCTCATGAGAACTGGCTTGAATGTGCAAAAGCTATCTGTACCACAGATACTTTCCCTAAGCTCATGTCTCGATCCTTtgagcttccttcttctccaggcGTTGAGTACCGCATTGCTGGTATGACAAAGGGTGCAGGCATGATTGCCCCCAACATGGCGACTCTTCTTACCATCCTGGCTACCGATGCTCCTATCTCCCCTGATGTCATGCCCAATGTTCTTCGACATGCGGTGGACCGGTCATtcaactccatcaccatTGATGGTGACACTTCTACCAATGATActgttgctcttcttgctaACGGTGCCGCTGGCGGAAAGGAGGTCACTTCTGAGCAGTCTCCAGACTACCAAGCCTTCCAGAAGCTCCTCACCGAGTTCTCTGTTGACTTGGCCAAGTATGTCGTCCGAGACGGTGAGGGTGCTACCAAATTTGTTACCATCCGTGTCGTCGACAGTGCTTCTGAGGAGGCAGCCCGTGAGATTGGTCGATCCATCGCCAAATCCCCCCTCGTTAAGACTGCTCTGTACGGAAAAGATGCCAACTGGGGCCGTGTCCTTTGCGCCACCGGATATGCTCTCATTTCTCCTCCTGGCCAACCTGTGAATGACGTTCCTGAGATTACTCCCGAGCGCACCAATGTCTCCTTCGTCCCTACCGATGGCTCAgctgagctgaagctgctcGTGGACGGTGAGCCCGAGCAGGTCGACGAGAAGCGAGCATCGGAGATTCTCGCCatggaagatcttgagatcGTTGTCAAGTTAGGTACAGGCGACAAGTCTGCTGTGCACTATACCTGCGACTTCAGCCATGACTATGTCACTATCAATGGTGACTACCGAACTTGA
- a CDS encoding translation initiation factor eIF-2B subunit delta (At least one base has a quality score < 10), which produces MSTEAEGSVPAPQTTENNDVKTEKKEQAQPQKPKEQQQAALVGEKKLSGAELKKKAKEEKAARRAQAKASQASQGPSQGGQQASGDGKGGKAKPKQDGQHQHQQHGGAKLPIRPAAATAVVKDDKPSIPDCFSHLSMARRIEMTNADKDVHPAVLVLGEHMSAFAISDSVTRLEATLYAFQKVIDSYTTPPGFTFSRHFTPHVLNPQIEYLTACRPMCFSMGNAIRWLKLQISKVDVDLHDNDVKKLLKESIDNYIRERITLADYVIVETAANMIGHGDVVLTYAHHHLVERTLLQARKNKTDFRVILVDDPYERVGIDLAKRLSAAGIQVTYASDLGALRTHLYEATKAFLAAEAIFSNGAMYARAGSCDIATAATDLNVRVVALCETVNFTERVSIDSLTYNEIDPERSTDVGFRLLFDTTRDKYISVVVTELGNSSATSVPAILRKLEEL; this is translated from the exons ATGTCCACAGAAGCCGAGGGCTCGGTCCCTGCGCCGCAGACCACAGAGAATAACGATGTTAAgacggagaagaaggagcagGCCCAGCCTCAGAAGCCCAAAGAGCAGCAACAAGCAGCGCTCGTTGGCGAGAAGAAGTTATCGGGCGCTGaattaaagaagaaggccaaggaggaaAAGGCTGCCAGAAGAGCACAAGCCAAGGCTTCGCAGGCTTCACAGGGCCCATCGCAAGGCGGTCAACAGGCGTCCGGTGATGGGAAGGGAGGCAAAGCAAAGCCTAAGCAGGACGGacagcatcagcaccagcaacatGGCGGCGCAAAACTCCCTATTCGACCAGCGGCAGCGACGGCTGTGGTTAAGGACGACAAGCCTTCGATACCAGACTGCTTTAGCCACCTCTCTATGGCTAGGCGGATAGAAATGACAAATGCCGACAAGGACGTCCATCCTGCTGTCTTGGTTCTCGGCGAGCACATGAGCGCATTCGCTATCAGTGATAGTGTCACACGACTCGAGGCGACGCTGTATGCTTTCCAGAAG GTCATCGACTCTTACACAACTCCTCCCGGCTTCACTTTCTCCCGCCATTTCACACCTCACGTTCTCAACCCCCAGATCGAGTACCTCACAGCATGCCGCCCCATGTGCTTCTCAATGGGCAACGCCATCCGGTGGCTGAAGCTCCAGATCAGTAAAGTGGATGTCGATCTTCACGACAACGACGTgaagaagctcctcaaggAGTCCATTGACAACTACATTCGTGAGCGTATCACTCTCGCAGACTACGTGATTGTCGAGACTGCTGCCAACATGATTGGGCATGGCGATGTTGTACTCACCTACGCTCATCACCACCTCGTTGAGCGCACTCTTCTCCAGGCTCGCAAGAACAAAACGGACTTCCGCGTGATTCTTGTCGATGATCCTTATGAGCGCGTCGGCATCGATCTCGCCAAAAGGCTCTCCGCCGCTGGTATCCAAGTCACCTATGCTTCCGATCTTGGTGCTCTGCGAACACACCTCTACGAGGCAACTAAAGCTTTCCTCGCAGCCGAAGCCATCTTCAGCAACGGTGCCATGTACGCCCGCGCCGGCTCATGCGATATCGCCACGGCGGCGACTGATCTGAACGTCCGCGTTGTGGCACTCTGCGAGACGGTCAATTTCACAGAGCGTGTATCCATCGACTCTCTCACTTACAACGAAATCGACCCTGAGCGATCCACCGATGTTGGCTTCCGCTTACTGTTTGACACTACACGCGATAAGTATATTTCAGTGGTTGTGACGGAGCTGGGCAATTCCTCTGCCACGTCTGTGCCTGCGATTCTAAGAAAATTAGAGGAGTTGTAA